A genomic stretch from Desulfotignum balticum DSM 7044 includes:
- the mnhG gene encoding monovalent cation/H(+) antiporter subunit G, which translates to MTDYFTAILMIIGSLFCLIAALGVFRFPDTLIRMHAVTKAGSLGAGLMILAHAVFFQSPGIFLRAVFIIGLLLLTAPVAAHLIARASYRSGIPLSGHTWIDELNDQNNR; encoded by the coding sequence ATGACTGACTATTTTACAGCAATTCTCATGATTATCGGCAGCCTGTTCTGCCTGATCGCGGCGCTGGGTGTTTTCCGGTTTCCGGACACCCTGATCCGCATGCATGCCGTCACCAAAGCGGGATCGTTGGGCGCCGGCCTGATGATTCTGGCCCATGCGGTTTTCTTTCAAAGCCCGGGCATTTTTCTTCGTGCCGTGTTCATTATCGGTCTTTTACTGCTCACAGCCCCTGTTGCAGCCCACCTTATTGCACGGGCCTCCTATCGAAGCGGAATCCCGTTATCCGGACACACCTGGATCGATGAATTAAACGACCAAAATAATAGGTAG
- a CDS encoding monovalent cation/H+ antiporter complex subunit F — protein MMNSQTFLYGAAQTAMVILLAGMVLVLWRLVKGPTAADRVVAMDLLSLLVVTFLVSLSIHTKETSYLDVAIAYACIAFLGTIALARFIERARGRKPDGPDPGHPLTPPSSKKKHP, from the coding sequence ATGATGAATTCACAAACATTTCTGTATGGGGCCGCCCAGACCGCCATGGTGATCCTGCTTGCCGGCATGGTACTGGTATTGTGGCGGCTGGTCAAGGGACCCACAGCTGCGGACCGGGTCGTTGCCATGGATCTGCTGTCCTTGCTGGTGGTCACGTTTCTGGTGTCCCTTTCCATTCACACAAAAGAAACCAGTTACCTGGATGTGGCCATTGCCTATGCGTGTATCGCTTTTCTGGGTACCATTGCCCTGGCCCGGTTCATTGAACGGGCACGGGGCCGAAAACCGGATGGACCCGACCCCGGCCATCCATTGACCCCGCCGTCTTCAAAAAAGAAACACCCATGA
- a CDS encoding Na+/H+ antiporter subunit E, which translates to MPLLILNLFFAAVFTLLLGSTRISAFIAGFFIGYIILWVSSPLYPDTRYLRKLPKTINLVLYFFKELVISSFRVTWDVITPSHISRPGIIGVPLSARTDLEIFLVSNLLSLTPGTLSVDLSEDRHTLFVHVMFLEDVDKTRHEIKNGLEKRVLEVMR; encoded by the coding sequence ATGCCGCTGCTGATACTCAACCTCTTTTTTGCCGCCGTGTTTACCCTGCTTTTGGGCAGCACCCGCATCAGTGCATTCATTGCCGGTTTTTTCATCGGATATATCATCTTATGGGTATCCAGCCCGCTGTATCCGGATACCCGGTATCTCAGAAAACTGCCCAAAACAATCAATCTGGTCCTTTATTTTTTCAAGGAACTGGTGATTTCTTCTTTCCGGGTGACCTGGGATGTGATCACCCCTTCCCATATCAGCCGGCCGGGGATCATCGGGGTGCCGTTGTCGGCCCGCACCGACCTGGAGATTTTCCTGGTGTCCAATCTGCTGTCGCTGACACCGGGTACCTTGAGTGTGGATTTGTCCGAAGACAGACACACCCTGTTTGTCCATGTCATGTTTCTTGAAGATGTGGACAAAACCCGGCATGAAATCAAGAATGGACTGGAAAAACGCGTTCTGGAGGTGATGCGGTAA
- a CDS encoding proton-conducting transporter transmembrane domain-containing protein: MTQVLIFPILVPLAFAVFTWCFRHHPSHSSIAAIAGALIHLASAGWLLSVVTTQGVVVLWVGSWPSPAGICLVADLLSAVLVLVTAFLHVAVMIYTRFDTTHEQIRSGFHPFMQMLTAAICGAFLTGDLFNLYVWFEVMLMASFGIMVMDHPAARLPNAVKYVTLNIVATLFLLTGIGLVYGLTGTLNLADLHEKIVLVENDGLLAGTSLLLMTAFGIKSALFPLFFWLPAAYHTLPPGVAAFFGGLLTKVGVYALIRLFTLVFVTHPHITHTILMIAAGLTMLSGVVTAASQMDIRRILSFHIISQVGYMVLGLAVFTPLALAAAFIYMVHNIIAKATLFLVGGLIQRAGGSFHLTQIGSLYKTHGLLSAGFFIPAFALAGFPPLSGFWAKLLIIYACLESRHYGAAALAAFVGLLTLFSMVKIWMEAFWKPAPQNQTASETRTLPPWMMGPVLGLCLMIVLMGIFIEPVFHLALTAGEQLVDPAAYVAAVTGGK; this comes from the coding sequence ATGACCCAGGTGCTGATTTTTCCCATCCTGGTGCCCCTGGCCTTTGCCGTTTTCACATGGTGTTTCAGACATCATCCCAGCCATAGCAGCATTGCAGCCATTGCCGGGGCCCTGATTCATCTGGCCAGTGCCGGGTGGCTGCTGTCTGTGGTCACAACCCAAGGCGTAGTTGTCCTCTGGGTGGGCAGCTGGCCTTCCCCCGCCGGCATCTGTCTGGTGGCGGATCTGCTGAGCGCTGTGCTGGTGCTGGTCACAGCCTTCCTTCACGTGGCCGTGATGATCTATACCCGCTTTGACACCACCCATGAACAGATCCGGTCCGGGTTTCACCCGTTCATGCAGATGCTGACCGCCGCCATTTGCGGCGCGTTTCTCACAGGGGACCTGTTCAATCTGTATGTGTGGTTTGAAGTGATGCTCATGGCCTCCTTCGGCATCATGGTCATGGACCATCCCGCAGCCAGACTTCCCAATGCCGTCAAATATGTGACCCTGAACATCGTTGCCACCCTGTTTCTTTTGACCGGCATCGGCCTGGTCTACGGGCTGACCGGCACCCTGAATCTGGCGGATCTGCATGAAAAAATTGTGCTGGTGGAAAATGACGGGCTTCTGGCCGGCACATCTCTGCTTTTAATGACGGCATTCGGTATTAAATCCGCCCTGTTTCCTTTATTTTTCTGGCTGCCCGCGGCATACCATACCCTGCCGCCGGGGGTGGCCGCTTTTTTCGGCGGCCTGCTCACCAAGGTGGGGGTGTATGCCCTGATCCGCCTGTTCACCCTGGTATTTGTCACACACCCCCATATCACCCATACGATTCTGATGATTGCGGCCGGGCTCACCATGCTGTCCGGTGTGGTGACCGCCGCCTCCCAGATGGACATCCGCCGGATCCTGTCGTTTCATATCATCAGTCAGGTGGGATACATGGTTCTGGGGCTGGCCGTGTTCACGCCCCTGGCCCTGGCCGCGGCTTTCATCTATATGGTGCACAACATCATTGCCAAAGCCACTCTGTTTCTGGTGGGCGGGCTGATCCAACGGGCCGGCGGTTCATTTCACCTGACACAGATCGGCAGCCTGTACAAAACCCATGGTCTTCTGTCAGCGGGATTTTTCATCCCCGCATTTGCCTTGGCCGGGTTCCCGCCTTTATCCGGGTTCTGGGCCAAGTTGCTGATCATCTATGCCTGTCTTGAAAGCCGCCACTACGGTGCCGCGGCCCTGGCCGCATTTGTGGGCCTGCTCACCCTGTTCTCCATGGTCAAGATCTGGATGGAAGCATTCTGGAAACCCGCACCTCAAAATCAGACCGCTTCTGAAACCCGCACCTTGCCGCCCTGGATGATGGGGCCCGTGCTGGGGTTATGCCTGATGATCGTACTCATGGGCATTTTCATTGAACCGGTTTTTCACCTGGCCCTGACAGCCGGCGAACAATTGGTTGATCCTGCGGCCTATGTGGCGGCAGTGACAGGAGGAAAATAA
- a CDS encoding NADH-quinone oxidoreductase subunit K, translated as MEHLLALTVGILFSGALFLMLSGELVRFVFGFVLMGNAVNLLIFAAGRLSFVAPPLIGKTGTAPAGPVANALPQALILTAIVISFAMTLFLLILLYRTYAQTRTLNTRQADFLSESAGDDTGSDTPEKDHS; from the coding sequence ATGGAACATCTTCTGGCTTTGACCGTGGGAATCCTGTTCAGCGGTGCGTTGTTTCTGATGCTTTCCGGCGAACTGGTGCGGTTTGTTTTCGGATTTGTCCTCATGGGCAACGCCGTCAACCTGCTGATCTTCGCGGCAGGCCGACTCTCTTTCGTGGCCCCGCCTTTGATCGGAAAAACCGGGACGGCCCCGGCAGGGCCTGTGGCCAACGCCCTGCCCCAGGCCCTGATCCTGACAGCCATTGTCATCAGTTTTGCCATGACCCTTTTTCTGCTGATCCTGCTGTACCGCACCTACGCCCAAACCCGGACCCTGAATACCCGTCAAGCAGATTTTCTGTCTGAATCCGCCGGGGATGACACCGGTTCTGATACGCCGGAAAAGGATCATTCATGA
- a CDS encoding MnhB domain-containing protein, protein MKSVILKTATRLMIGLMLVFAVYVFLRGHHEPGGGFSAALLAGTAFSLLAITNGADHVRKAIRIRPSVMALSGLALAAGAGLPALFFGKPFLTGIWWQTETFAAGTPLLFDSGVFLAVLGAILSILLALEEN, encoded by the coding sequence ATGAAATCCGTGATCCTGAAAACCGCCACCCGCCTGATGATCGGATTAATGCTGGTATTTGCCGTGTATGTATTTCTGCGGGGCCACCATGAACCCGGCGGCGGATTTTCCGCCGCCCTTCTGGCCGGCACGGCGTTTTCCCTGCTGGCCATCACAAATGGGGCCGATCATGTCCGCAAAGCCATTCGAATCCGCCCGTCCGTCATGGCCCTGTCCGGCCTGGCTTTGGCCGCGGGTGCCGGACTGCCGGCACTTTTTTTTGGAAAACCCTTTCTGACGGGCATCTGGTGGCAGACAGAGACCTTTGCCGCGGGTACGCCGCTGCTCTTTGATTCAGGGGTTTTTCTGGCCGTGCTCGGGGCGATTCTGTCCATTCTGCTGGCCCTGGAGGAGAACTGA